A section of the Anabaena cylindrica PCC 7122 genome encodes:
- a CDS encoding tyrosine-type recombinase/integrase — protein sequence MDITNVKVSPVEILPPSSSKVVSRDTAQPVTAELVEEVIRQYYYRTPAVANDEELILAWAGSQNREQTKRKYYRFGQKLLAWLENQGVRDLRLVQPPKLLEFVASWGEVSPYTKSNQVLMLRSLWSYGHGENVGYFLRNIASTINYDNFSDLPKAERYLEDWEMAQLADVAQRLGEQHWLVFSLLFYSGMRVGEVGRVTVPGDKPGQPKEDYPGLYWHNFKWQPDPIRSDRYRGYYTIKFRGKGGKYREIGLDHETSRVFKQYRGMAGEKMPVFPNLSPDPKKRGLPLSDRAIKKLIQDISEVAKVKFSCHWLRHSHASRAVDSKSLFEVQDQLGHSKSDTTKTYVRSKKDAGTGTVLPRF from the coding sequence ATGGATATCACTAATGTTAAGGTTAGTCCGGTAGAAATTCTCCCTCCCTCCTCCAGTAAAGTTGTATCTCGTGATACGGCTCAACCTGTTACCGCCGAATTAGTCGAGGAGGTGATTCGTCAATATTATTACCGCACACCTGCTGTAGCAAATGATGAGGAGTTGATTTTGGCTTGGGCAGGGTCACAGAACCGGGAGCAAACTAAGCGAAAATACTATCGCTTTGGTCAAAAATTACTCGCTTGGTTGGAAAATCAAGGTGTACGGGATTTACGGCTGGTTCAGCCACCAAAGTTACTGGAATTCGTTGCTAGTTGGGGTGAGGTTTCCCCTTATACTAAATCTAACCAGGTGTTGATGTTGCGATCTCTTTGGAGTTATGGTCATGGGGAGAATGTCGGCTATTTTTTACGGAATATCGCTAGTACCATAAATTACGATAATTTCAGTGACTTACCGAAGGCAGAGCGTTATTTAGAAGATTGGGAGATGGCGCAGTTGGCTGATGTTGCCCAGCGATTGGGGGAACAGCACTGGCTGGTTTTTTCTTTGCTTTTTTATAGTGGAATGCGGGTGGGTGAGGTTGGTCGGGTGACGGTTCCTGGTGATAAACCGGGTCAGCCGAAGGAAGATTATCCGGGTTTATATTGGCACAACTTTAAATGGCAACCCGACCCGATACGGTCAGATAGGTATAGGGGTTATTACACAATTAAGTTTCGGGGGAAGGGGGGGAAGTACCGGGAGATTGGTTTGGATCATGAGACTTCGCGGGTCTTTAAGCAGTACCGGGGGATGGCAGGTGAAAAGATGCCAGTGTTTCCGAATCTGTCACCTGATCCGAAAAAGCGGGGTTTGCCATTGAGTGACCGGGCAATTAAAAAGTTGATTCAGGATATATCTGAAGTGGCCAAGGTGAAGTTTTCTTGCCACTGGTTACGCCATTCTCACGCGTCGCGGGCGGTGGATAGTAAATCACTGTTTGAGGTGCAAGACCAGTTGGGGCATAGTAAGAGTGATACTACTAAGACCTATGTTCGTTCTAAAAAGGATGCGGGAACGGGGACTGTGTTGCCGAGGTTTTGA
- a CDS encoding Spx/MgsR family RNA polymerase-binding regulatory protein: MSIQIYGIPNCGTCKKAFKWLQENGIDYEFINTKETPPTREMVQNWVTSLGYAAMRNTSGQSYRALGDEKKTWTDEQWIEAFAKDAMLLKRPLFLKDGTAVLVGFKDKVEVVRQKLGL, translated from the coding sequence ATGTCTATCCAAATCTACGGAATACCGAACTGCGGTACTTGCAAAAAAGCTTTCAAGTGGCTTCAAGAAAATGGTATTGACTATGAGTTCATTAACACCAAAGAAACTCCCCCAACTCGTGAGATGGTTCAAAATTGGGTAACTTCTCTGGGTTATGCGGCTATGCGAAACACATCCGGTCAATCCTACCGGGCTTTAGGTGATGAAAAGAAAACTTGGACAGACGAGCAATGGATTGAGGCATTCGCTAAGGATGCAATGCTGCTCAAACGCCCCCTTTTCCTCAAAGATGGAACGGCTGTGCTGGTAGGCTTTAAAGATAAAGTTGAAGTAGTAAGGCAAAAGTTGGGGCTTTAA
- a CDS encoding vWA domain-containing protein, whose product MARKKKQTDIATLQFMQGCDILREHPIFAPLLYHVNINRRSGNHCPPQGWAVVTSNGAIHVHPTRRGSPEEWVYVLAHCLLHLGFGHFQKRTHPREWNAACNYFIAKFLADLKLGSIPEEYLFSLNVSNRNEESLYQEFCERGLPGDDFVDMIIEPVQSNYWGRGFDWQTVFGAGLTRAVTNAVNVAAGREPLLGTQNKNDTPGQRAKAWFINSYPLLGALATNFEIIEDPLICQRLDISVAAIDVQNKQIFINPAAGLNGEECRFVMAHELLHAGLRHDTRCQGRDHYLWNVACDYVINSWLLEMGIGELPHVGVLHDPDLKNLSAESIYDQIVKDLRLYRKLSTLRGIGQCDILEPGKADWWTYGDGVGLDEFYRRCLSQGLVYHHEQNRGFLPAGLIEEIRALSYPPIPWDVELAKWFDHHFSPLIKVRSYARLSRRQSATPDIPRPRYVPDSNNEEGRTFGVVLDTSGSMDRELLGKALGAISSYSISHDVSLVRVVFCDAFAYDQGYLTPESLADRVQVKGRGGTVLQPGIDLLTTAEDFPKNGPLLIITDGYCDHLHIHREHAFLIPVGCRLPFIPKGQVFRIK is encoded by the coding sequence ATGGCACGTAAAAAGAAGCAAACAGATATTGCCACATTACAATTTATGCAGGGATGTGACATCCTCAGAGAGCATCCCATTTTTGCACCGTTACTCTACCACGTCAACATTAATCGTCGCTCAGGAAACCATTGTCCACCACAGGGTTGGGCTGTAGTCACTAGCAATGGCGCTATTCACGTACATCCAACGCGACGGGGTTCTCCAGAAGAATGGGTTTATGTACTAGCTCATTGTCTCTTGCATCTGGGGTTTGGTCATTTCCAAAAACGCACACATCCTCGTGAATGGAACGCCGCTTGTAATTATTTTATTGCTAAGTTTCTGGCTGATTTAAAGTTAGGATCTATCCCAGAAGAATACCTTTTTTCTCTCAATGTTTCTAACCGAAATGAAGAAAGTTTGTATCAGGAATTTTGTGAGCGTGGTCTTCCTGGTGATGACTTTGTTGATATGATTATAGAACCTGTCCAAAGTAACTATTGGGGTCGGGGTTTTGACTGGCAAACTGTTTTTGGCGCAGGATTAACAAGAGCCGTTACCAATGCGGTAAATGTCGCAGCCGGACGCGAGCCTTTGTTGGGGACGCAGAACAAAAATGATACTCCTGGACAAAGAGCTAAGGCTTGGTTTATCAATAGCTATCCTCTGTTGGGAGCTTTAGCAACTAATTTTGAGATTATTGAAGATCCATTAATATGTCAACGTTTGGATATTTCTGTAGCCGCAATTGATGTCCAAAATAAACAAATTTTTATCAATCCTGCTGCCGGATTAAATGGCGAGGAATGCCGATTTGTGATGGCTCATGAATTGTTACACGCTGGACTCAGACATGATACTCGCTGTCAAGGAAGAGACCATTATTTGTGGAATGTTGCTTGTGATTATGTGATTAATTCTTGGTTGTTAGAAATGGGGATAGGTGAATTACCTCACGTTGGAGTGTTACATGACCCTGATTTAAAGAATTTATCAGCGGAGTCAATTTATGACCAAATAGTCAAAGATTTACGCCTCTATCGCAAACTATCTACCTTGCGAGGAATTGGACAATGTGACATTTTAGAACCAGGAAAAGCCGATTGGTGGACTTATGGGGATGGTGTGGGATTGGATGAATTTTATCGCCGTTGTCTGAGTCAGGGACTTGTCTATCACCATGAACAAAATCGCGGTTTTCTCCCAGCAGGTTTAATTGAAGAGATTCGGGCTTTGAGTTATCCGCCGATTCCTTGGGATGTGGAATTGGCGAAGTGGTTTGATCATCACTTTTCTCCGTTAATTAAAGTCAGGTCTTATGCTCGTTTGAGTCGCCGTCAATCTGCAACTCCTGATATTCCTCGTCCTCGTTATGTACCGGATAGTAATAATGAAGAAGGTCGCACATTTGGCGTAGTTTTAGATACTTCTGGTTCAATGGATAGGGAGTTATTAGGAAAGGCATTAGGAGCGATTTCTAGTTATAGTATTTCCCATGATGTTTCTTTGGTGCGGGTTGTTTTCTGTGATGCTTTTGCTTATGATCAAGGTTATTTAACACCAGAATCTCTGGCAGATAGAGTTCAAGTCAAGGGTAGAGGTGGTACTGTTTTACAGCCCGGTATTGATTTATTGACAACAGCTGAGGATTTCCCCAAAAATGGACCATTGCTAATTATTACTGATGGCTATTGCGATCATTTACATATTCATCGAGAACACGCTTTTTTAATTCCTGTGGGTTGCCGATTACCTTTTATTCCTAAAGGTCAGGTTTTCAGGATTAAGTAA